The DNA sequence GACGCCGCTGGTCCAGATCGTCGAGCTCCGCCGGGACCCCCACCTGGAGATGCACACGCGCGGCGGCTGACCGCCGCGTGGCGATCAACTCTCCGCTCGGCGCCGCCCACTAAGAGAAGGGCATCAACCTGCTGGTGCGCTGCTGGCGGCGGAGCCTCCGCCAGATCTCCCGCACCTCCGGGGAGCGGCGATCTTGACGCCATATGCTACATGTAGCACAATGCTGGCATGCGATCGGCGGGCATCCGCGAGGCACGCCAGAATCTCTCCGCGCTCATCGAGGAGGTGCGCCGAGGCCGGGAGGTGCTGCTCACCGACCGCGGACGGCCGGTCGCGCGGCTCGTCCCGCCGCCGCGAGCGTCGGCACGTCCCTTCTCCAGTCATCGTCGCTTCCGCGC is a window from the Candidatus Rokuibacteriota bacterium genome containing:
- a CDS encoding type II toxin-antitoxin system prevent-host-death family antitoxin translates to MRSAGIREARQNLSALIEEVRRGREVLLTDRGRPVARLVPPPRASARPFSSHRRFRAGIRLQGPPLSQTVAEEREDRV